The DNA region TGCCGGCGTTGTCACAGAAGTGGGCAGCGGCGTGAAAAGCCTCAAAGTGGGGGACCGGGTCGTGCATGAGCCGATTGACTACTGCGGCACCTGCTACGCCTGCCGCAAAGGACAGGGAAATGTTTGCAGCAGCCTGCATGTGACCGGCTGCAACATGAGCGGCGGCATGGAGGAATACTTCGTCGCGGGCGAACACCAGTGGCACAAGCTTCCGGATTGGATCAGCTGGGACGAAGCTGCGCTCATCGAGCCGTACACCATCGCGGGGCAGGTCTGTTCGCGTGCCGAGCTCGAGCCGGAGGACACGATGCTCATCCACGGCGCGGGGCCCATCGGGCTCATGCTGGCGGACACCGCCATCCATATGGGCGCCACCGTCATGATCAGCGAGGTCAGCGACGGGCGGCTCGCGCTCGCAAGGGAAATCGGCGCGCAGCATGTTATTGACGCGAAGAAAGAAGACGTCAATGAAAAGGTGATGGAGATCACCGAAGGGGTCGGTCCGAACATCGTGTGCGACTGCGCGGGCATCCCCAGATTTGCCGAGGACGCGTTCAAAATTCTTTCCCCGGCCGGGCGGTTTGTCCCGGTGGCAGGCGTGCCGTTTACCTGTGACGGATACATCGCGATGCGCAAACAGCTTAAAATCGTCGCCTCGCGGCTGCAGATGCACCAGTTCGTGCCGGTCATCTCCCGATTCAAGCTCTACCAGGAGCACGCGCGGCGGATGATCACCGATGTGTTTGATTTTGCCGACACCCAAAAGGCGTTCGAACACGCCGCCGCGCGTCTGCCGCAGACCGGGAAGATCGTGCTGCGCTTTCACAAGAATCCCGGCTGAGCGTCCTATAGGCAAACTGTTTTGAGAGGAGAATACTATGCCGTTGACTGAAACGCGCGTCCAGGAGCTGGACGCCTTATGTAAACAATTCCGGATCGATACGGTCGAACTGCTGCACGCGGTCCAGACCGGCCACGCGGGCGGTTCGCTGTCCGTCTGCGAAATCCTGGTCACGCTCTATATGGAGTGCGCCAACATCACGCCCGAAAACCAGCATGACGCGGGGCGCGACCGTATCGTGCTCTGCAAAGGGCACGCGGCGCCGATGCTCTACCGGTGCCTTTGTGAAAAGGGCTTCTTCCCGAAAGAAGAGATGAAGACCCTGCGCCAGCCGGGCAGCCGTCTGCAGGGGCATCCCTGCTCGAAAAAGACCCCCGGCGTGGAGCTTTCCACCGGGCCGCTCGGCCTGGGGCTTTCCGCCAGTGTGGGTATGGCCTGCGCGAAAAAGCTCTCGAAGGCGGGCGGGTACATATTCCCGGTGCTCGGCGACGGTGAACTCAATGAGGGAACCGTTTGGGAGGCGGCGATGTCCGCCGCGAAATTTGCGTGCGACAACCTGGTCGCGATCGTGGACTGGAACAAGGTCCAGCTCGATGGTTTGGCCAAAGACGTCATGCCGATCGGCGATCTGGCCGCGAAGTGGGCGAGCTTCGGGTGGAAGGTCTACGAATGCGACGGGCACAACATCGCCCAGCTTTATAATGCGATCGAAGCCGCTAAAAATGCAGCCGATCCCATGCCGCGGGTCGTGCTTGCAAATACCATTAAAGGCAAAGGCGTCTCCTTCATGGAGGGGACCAACAAATTCCACGGCAAAGCCATCACCGATGAGGAATATGAACTGGCGATGCGCGAACTAAGGGGGGCGAAATAATGCCGCAGGCTTTACGTGATGTATATGGAGAGTCGCTGCGCAAATACGGCAAGGCGAATGAAAAGGTGGTCGTGCTCGACGCGGATCTCGCCACCAGTACAAAATCGGTCCTTTTTGCACAGGAATGCCCCGACCGGTTCTTTGACGTCGGGATTGCCGAAGCCAACATGGTTTCGATGGCCGCGGGCTTCGCGAGCAGCGGCTACATCCCGTTTATCAACACCTTCGCCACCTTTGTGGCGAGCATCTGCGCCCTGAGCGCCAAGAGCCTGATCGCCTATTCCGGACTGAACGTCCGGCTTATCGGTGGAAATAACGGGTTGACCGGCGGCTATGACGGAGCGACCCATCACAGCTTCGACGATATCAATGTCATGCGCGGCATCCCCGGTATGCTGGTGATGTCCCCGAGCGACCCGGTTATGGTGGACTGGATGGTCAGGACGCTCATCGAAGATTACAACGGGCCGGCTTATGTGAGCCTTTCCCGCAGCGGATATGACCCGCTTTATCAGCCGGGAGAAAGCTTCACCATCGGCAAGGCGAAACAGCTGCGCGACGGCGCGGACCTTTCGATCTTCGCGTACGGGCTTTCGGTTTACCGTGCGAAGAAGGCGGCCGAAGAATTGGCCGCGGAGGGTATTTCAGCACGGGTTTACGATATGTTCACGATCAAACCCCTCGACTGTGAAGCGGTGCTCGCGGCCGCGCGCGAAACCGGCGCGATCGTGACCGCGGAGGAGCATTCGATCCTCGGCGGGCTTGGCACCGCGGTTGCGGAGACGCTCGCGAAGAACCGCGTCTGCGTCCCGCTTGAAACGGTCGGCATCCGCGACTGCTTCACCGAAAGCGGCGCCTATGAAGATCTGGTCAGGGAGTTCAAAATCGACGTGGATTCGATCAAGCAGGCTGCCCGGGACGCGGTTTCGGAAAAGGGAAGGTGAGGGATCACGATGGATCAAAAGGTCAGAGAACTTTATAAAATCAGCTATGAGCTGCGCCGAAAAGCGGTGGAGATGGTCAACCACGCCAAGACAGGGCATATTGCGCCGAGCCTTTCGATGGCGGAGATGGTCGCCACCCTGTATTTCGACATCCTGAATGTCGATCCGGCCAACCCGCATTGGCAGGACCGCGACCGGTTTGTCCTCTCGAAAGGGCACGCCTGCCCACTCTACTACGCGGCGCTCGCGAAACGAGGATTTTTTCCGGAGGAGGACCTGATGCAGTACCGGATGCTTGCGAGCAAGCTACAGGGCCATCCGGACATGCGCAAATGTCCGGGCGTCGACATGACGACCGGTTCGCTCGGCAACGGCGTTTCGGCCGCGCTGGGCATGGCGCTGATTGGTAAGAAGGATCACAGGAATCACTGGGTCTATGCCATTGCGGGCGACGGCGAAATCCAGGAGGGGATCGTCTGGGAGGCGGCGCTCTACGCGGGCAACGCGAAACTCGACAACCTCATCCTCTTTATCGACAATAACGGATTGCAAAGCGGCGGTTCGGTTGCTTCGATCCAGGATCTTGGTGATTTGGAGGCGCGTTTTTGCGATTTCAAATGGGATACCCAGGTCATCGACGGCCACGATATCGAGGCGATCCGCCGCGCGGTCGAGACCGCGAAGCAGCGCAAGGGCACCCCTTCGGTCATCATCGCCAAGACCACGAAAGGCAAGGGTGTTTCGTTTATGGAGAACCAATACCTTTGGCACATGAAGGCGCCGAACGCGGAAGAATACCGAATCGCAATGGAAGAACTTGGAAAGGCGGTGGAACAGTATGCCTGATATGGTTTCTACGCGCACCGGTTTTGGGCAGGGCGTGATGGCGCTCTCCGAAACCTGCGATAAAATCCTGGTTGCTTCGGCGGACACTTACCGTTCGTTCGCGCTGGGCGAATATGCGGGCAAATATCCCGACCGTTACTTTGAATTCGGCATTGCCGAACAGAATATGATCACCGCTTCCGCCGCAATGGCGAGCGAAGGCTACACCGTCTTTGCGGTCGGCTACAGCCCATTCCTTTCGATGCGCGCCGCCGAACAGATCCGCACCTTCGTAGCCTACCCAAACCTGAATGTTAAGGTTGTGGCGGGCTTGGGCGGTCTTTCGGGCGACACCGACGGCGTCACCCACCAGGGCACCGAGGACCTTGGGCTCATGCGTACCATCCCGAACCTCACGGTCGTCTGTCCGGCGGACGCTGTGGCGGCAAAGGCATTTGTGAAGCTGGTTGCGGAAATTGACGGGCCGGTCTACCTGCGGCTTGGCCGCGGCGCCACGCCGGTCATCTATCCCAAGGATCAGCAGTTTACCCTTGGCAAAGCAGTCTCGGTGCGCGACAACGGCAATGACCTGGCGATCATCGCCGCGGGCCCGTGCGTCGGGGAAGCGGCAATCGCCGCCGACCGGCTGCGGGAAAAGGGCGTGTGCGCGAAGGTGTTGGATATGCACACGATTAAACCCCTTGACACCGAAGCGCTGGAAGCCGCTTTCGCCTCCTGCAGGAGGGTCATGACCGTCGAGGACGGCACCATATACGGCGGGCTTGGCAGCGCGGTGCTCGAGTACATCGCGGAAAGCGGCATCGCCATGGAAAGCTGCAAACGGCTCGGAATGACCACTTTCGGCACGGCGGGTACCCTGCCGGAGCTGCTCGGATATTTCGGCATCGACGCCGCGGGAATCGAAAAACAGGCGCTCGCAATGCTCAAATGAGCTTTCTCCTACATTCTTGATATACGAAAAAGCTGTCCGCGTCCCGTTTTTCGGGACGCGGACAGCTTTTTTCCATGGTTTGTTCAGGGATTTGCGGGAAGATAGGCGCAGCGAAAGCCAATCCGTTCGGCCCGGTATTCCGGCCGGTGCGCGAGGTTCAGCCAGAAGATCCCCGCGCTCTGTCCATGGTACCAGTGGCCGCCGCGCAGGGCGGCCATCTCCCCGTTATTGCGAAAATACAGGTCGCCGGGCGCGCATTTTTCATCAGAAGGGAAGATGCAGGCGATCCGCAGGATTTCCGGGACATCCACCCCGGAAAGCGCGGTGAAGTCGCAAAAACGCATATGCCCGTAGGTTTCGTCCACGCCGGGCGTTTTGTGCATGTAGTCCTCCTGCCGGTAGCGCCGCGCGTCCGAAAGCGCGAACGCGGGCGTGCCGCCGGCGGGCGGCGGGGCCGCGGTGTAGTCGAATGCCGCCGGCGGGCGGCGGGGCCGCGGTGTAGTCGAAATGCAGGGCATATTTCGCATCCGGCGGGACGGGTTCCCCCGTTGGCAGGAGGGCATGCCAGTACGGGCTGCCGCGCCGCTGGGCATCCGAGCTGGCGTCAAGCGCTTCCGGCAGCAGCAGCAGTTTTCCGTCGCGCATCCGCAGTCCGCCCACCCATTCCGCGACGTTTCCGTTCAGGTCGAAAATGCCGTCCAATGTGCCGTCATGCGACCAGGCGGCGGGTTCGCTGCCGGTGAGGACCCGGGAAGGCCTTCCGTCCGGCATGAAAGCCGCCGGTTCGCCGCATTCTTCGGGACGGGCGCAGTCGGCCCCATAGCGGTTGTTTCCGCGCGGGTTCAGCGAATGGGCGCGGCACCAGAGCGCGAGTCCCGCCCACTCAAAGTTGCTCATCAGATGCCAGCCCTTGCCTTTTTCGGCGCAGCAGGCGAGGGCTTCGTCATAATTGATGAAGTTTTTGATGTCGCGGCCGGGCAGGCTGTAGGCGAGGCCGTCCTCCATCGTGTTCTGATATTTGGAAAGGTATATATAGTCCGTGCCGTCCGCAAACATCGGGTGCGGGCGGTGCTCAGCACCCGGCAGCACTTCGTCAAGATAAAATTTCGGCACGCGTACCATGAGCGAAGGCCTGCCCGAGCGGTCATAAAGCAGGGTGTTGCGCGAACCGGTCAGCCGCTCCACAATCTCCTTCACGGGCAGGCCGCCGCGCAGGCACTTTTCGAGAAGCGGCAGGCTGCCGGTATTTTCCGCATATGGAACCGCAAAATTCCGGAGGATTTCCTGTTCCATACCGGCGGGATCTTTCGGTGGAATCCGCATTGTTTTCAGTCCTTTTGGTTCGGTAATGG from Anaerotruncus rubiinfantis includes:
- a CDS encoding zinc-dependent alcohol dehydrogenase translates to MKAFVIEGKDCSYFADVEEPQLKDAHSVKVQVESCGICGTDIKIFEGKHSQSVGAKRIPGHEFAGVVTEVGSGVKSLKVGDRVVHEPIDYCGTCYACRKGQGNVCSSLHVTGCNMSGGMEEYFVAGEHQWHKLPDWISWDEAALIEPYTIAGQVCSRAELEPEDTMLIHGAGPIGLMLADTAIHMGATVMISEVSDGRLALAREIGAQHVIDAKKEDVNEKVMEITEGVGPNIVCDCAGIPRFAEDAFKILSPAGRFVPVAGVPFTCDGYIAMRKQLKIVASRLQMHQFVPVISRFKLYQEHARRMITDVFDFADTQKAFEHAAARLPQTGKIVLRFHKNPG
- a CDS encoding transketolase family protein — encoded protein: MPQALRDVYGESLRKYGKANEKVVVLDADLATSTKSVLFAQECPDRFFDVGIAEANMVSMAAGFASSGYIPFINTFATFVASICALSAKSLIAYSGLNVRLIGGNNGLTGGYDGATHHSFDDINVMRGIPGMLVMSPSDPVMVDWMVRTLIEDYNGPAYVSLSRSGYDPLYQPGESFTIGKAKQLRDGADLSIFAYGLSVYRAKKAAEELAAEGISARVYDMFTIKPLDCEAVLAAARETGAIVTAEEHSILGGLGTAVAETLAKNRVCVPLETVGIRDCFTESGAYEDLVREFKIDVDSIKQAARDAVSEKGR
- a CDS encoding transketolase, producing the protein MDQKVRELYKISYELRRKAVEMVNHAKTGHIAPSLSMAEMVATLYFDILNVDPANPHWQDRDRFVLSKGHACPLYYAALAKRGFFPEEDLMQYRMLASKLQGHPDMRKCPGVDMTTGSLGNGVSAALGMALIGKKDHRNHWVYAIAGDGEIQEGIVWEAALYAGNAKLDNLILFIDNNGLQSGGSVASIQDLGDLEARFCDFKWDTQVIDGHDIEAIRRAVETAKQRKGTPSVIIAKTTKGKGVSFMENQYLWHMKAPNAEEYRIAMEELGKAVEQYA
- a CDS encoding transketolase family protein, giving the protein MPDMVSTRTGFGQGVMALSETCDKILVASADTYRSFALGEYAGKYPDRYFEFGIAEQNMITASAAMASEGYTVFAVGYSPFLSMRAAEQIRTFVAYPNLNVKVVAGLGGLSGDTDGVTHQGTEDLGLMRTIPNLTVVCPADAVAAKAFVKLVAEIDGPVYLRLGRGATPVIYPKDQQFTLGKAVSVRDNGNDLAIIAAGPCVGEAAIAADRLREKGVCAKVLDMHTIKPLDTEALEAAFASCRRVMTVEDGTIYGGLGSAVLEYIAESGIAMESCKRLGMTTFGTAGTLPELLGYFGIDAAGIEKQALAMLK
- a CDS encoding transketolase; the encoded protein is MPLTETRVQELDALCKQFRIDTVELLHAVQTGHAGGSLSVCEILVTLYMECANITPENQHDAGRDRIVLCKGHAAPMLYRCLCEKGFFPKEEMKTLRQPGSRLQGHPCSKKTPGVELSTGPLGLGLSASVGMACAKKLSKAGGYIFPVLGDGELNEGTVWEAAMSAAKFACDNLVAIVDWNKVQLDGLAKDVMPIGDLAAKWASFGWKVYECDGHNIAQLYNAIEAAKNAADPMPRVVLANTIKGKGVSFMEGTNKFHGKAITDEEYELAMRELRGAK